The DNA region GCCTTCATGCGGCCTTCGGGTCGATTCTGGTCGAATGGACCAACCTGTTCCTCCGGTTCAACACGCGAAGCCTCCACGAGGATGACTTCGTCCTTCAACAGGCTGCGTGACTTCTTGCAGGGGCGTCGATATTGATGATTATTCAACAACAACACTTACGGGTACAATAGAGACAGGTAATAATGGTGATCCCATTCCTTTTAGTAGCGGAAGTATTAATGGCGATGTGTTTCACGCTGAAATCAACGCTATTTTTGACACAACTACAATGGATGGGACATTTACTTCGGATGGATTAACTTTGTCTGGTACGTTCCTTGTTGTCTCTACTACTCCTGGCGTTCCTGATCAAATCGGGACGTTTACCGTTACGAAACAATGAGACAAAGGGGGCCTTCCGCTCCGGCACCATGTAAAAACGCGCAGTACCACCTGCTGGGGCACCGGTGGGAAGGCGGCTTTCGCTTGACTGTGAAGTGAATTGCGAAGTCGGATCGGAAAGTTCAATCCAAATCCGATGCGTTCGGGGTCGCACCTTTTTCCACGGGAAGAATCACCCTTACCGAAGTTCCCTCGCCCGGACTCCCGGAGATCAGGGCTTCGCCTCCCAGCAACAGGACGCGTTCCCTGATCCCGATGAGGCCAAGCGACTTGGTGTCGAAGATCCTTCCTTCCTTGATCCCGATCCCGTTGTCTCTCACCTCCACGACCAGGGTATCGCCCTTCCTCTCCAGGCTCACGTTCACCTGCGACGCCGCGGCATAGCGGGAGACGTTCGTCAGGGCCTCCTGGACGATGCGGAAGATCGCCGTGGAGAGGAAGGGGTCGGAGATCTTCTCCGCCCCCTGGTCGGAAACGTCGCAGCGTATCCCCGTCCGGCTCTGGAAATCCTTCGCCATCCATTCGATCGCGGCGGCCACGCCGAGTTCATCCAGTATCCCGGGCCGCAGGTCGGTCGCTATCTTCCGCACCGTCCGGATGATGCGGCTTACCGCCAGTTCGACCTCGTGAACCTTCCCGGACTCCCCGGCAAACCCGCCGGCGAAGATATTTCTCCGTATCAACGAAAGGTCCAGTTTCAAGGCCGTTAACGACTGCCCCAGCTCGTCGTGGATTTCGCGCGAGATGCGCGTCCGCTCCTCCTCGAGCAGGGATTGAAGACGCCCCGAGAAGTTGCGCAGTTGCTCGCGGGATTTCCTGATCTTCTCCTCCGCCCGCTTGCGATCGGTGATGTCCGTGACGACCATGCAAATCGCCGGCGGATCGCTCCCCGGCAACGCGCTGAGGGAGAGGAGCGCGGGAACTCTCCCGCGCGGGGTTTCGAACGACGTCTCGCTCCGGGTTCCCGCGGCGATCGCGCCCGACAACGAACCCCGAAGAACTTTGCCGTCGGAGGAAGACTGGAATCGGAAGATCGCGCTCCCGATGACCTGCTCGAGCGGGGCTCCGACGATTTCGGAAAAGCTTCGGTTCGCGTAGAGGATCAGGCCCCCCGGGGTGAGGGTCACGGCCCCTTCCCCCATGTCCTCGAGGAAGATCCGGTACGCGTGGTCGGCGCCTTGGAGGGTAAAGACCTTGTTCCCCGCCGGTCCCGCGACGATGACCGCGTCCACCTCGCCGCTGCGGATGGCCGAAAGCGTCTCCTCGGCTTCCTCGAGCCGGGCGGAGAGCTCCGCGACCCGGCGGCGCGAGGCCGCCGCCCCCTTCCCCCTTCCCCTGAGATCCCTGGACGGGCGGCCCACCTTCCCCTCCGCGACGTGCGCCCTTTTTTTCACCGGATCCTGATATCGAGGCCGATGAGGACCCTGCTCTTGTCCGACATGTCGCCGATGAGCTTGCGCATCGGGAGGGGAAGCTTCTTGATCAGCGTCGGGGCGGCAATGATCTGTTCCCCCTTCGCGAGGGTCGGCCTCCGATAGACGTCGATCACGTTGAGGTCGTACTGACCGGCCAGGTGCTCCTCGCAGATCTTTTTGAGGTTCGAGATGGCCCGCGCCGAATTGGGGGTCATGCCCGCGACGTAAAGGCGAAGCACGTATTTCCCCTCGCCCAGGCGGGAGACGGCCTTTTCGAACTGTTCCGTCGTGTCGGCTCTCTTCTTCCCGCGGCCCTTCCGGAGGGAGGATGGAGCGTGCTTCTCAACCATCTTGAGCTCCTTTCCCGTCAGGGGGCAGGGCGTATGTCCAGACCCACGAGGACGCGGAGCGTGTCGGAAAGGTCCCCGATGATCTTCTTGATCGGCTCCGGCAACTTCCTCACCAGCGTCGGAATGGCCAGGATCTGGTCGCCTTGGGCAAGCTGGGGATTCTTGACCAGGTCGACCACCTCGATCCGGTACCGGCCCGCCAGGTGCTCCTCGCAGATCTTTTTCAGGTTCGCGAAGGCCGCGAGCGACCTGCTCGTCTGCCCGGCCACGTAGAGACGAAGTTCGAACTGCGCTTCCGCCCGCGTCCTCCCCGCGACCTTTTTCCGCACCGTCGCTCCCTTTCGGGTCTTCCCCGCGCCCGGACTCATCCTCTCCCCCTTTGAATGGCAGGTTTTTTCGCGTTCCCACCCGCCCGGACCGGATCGGCCATGCGGGCCCGTCCAAGCACGCCGCGTGTCTTCCTGGCCGCCTCCTGCCGGTTCGTCTCCGTCCTGAGATATTCCTTGAAATCCTCCGCTTCCGCCAGGAACCCGGTCTCGATGGAGGCGACCCGCGCCTCCTTCTCCCGGCGCTTCAGCTCGAACAGCCGTTTCTTCCGGTCGATCTCCACGCGCCCTTGCCGTTCCACTTCCATCCCCTGCCGCTCCATGGCGACCCGGGCCGACCCCATCAGGAGCTCGCCCGACGAGACCGGCACGTCCAGAAGATCGATCCCGCGGCCGGTGAGCAGGAACTCCCGGATCTGGTTCGAGTGGGCCATCCCGCGCGACTTGAGAATGAACAGCCCCCGGTTGTGCTCCCCGTTCTTCTCGATGTCCTCGAGCTGGAGCCATGTGTCCATGAGCGAGGAGATCCCCACGCCGGAAGTTTCCTCGTTGACTCCCCTGGTCACAAGACTTGTGAAGAAGGTCGTGACGCCGTTCGACTTGAAATGGTCGATCAGGCGGGAAAGCATCGCCTTGACGTCGACTTGATCGCCCACTTCGGTCAGGTTCGAGATCGGGTCGATGACGACGACCTTCGGCTTGAACTCGTCGTTCAACCGGTGCATCGTCAGGATGTGCGTCTCGAGACCCGCGACCGTAGGGCGGCCCGCGTGCACGCGAAGAAGCCCCTTCGCGGCCCACGCCCCCAGGTCGATCCCGATCGAACGCATGTTCCGGAAGATCTGCTCCCGGCCCTCCTCGAAGGCGATGTAGATGCACCGCTCCCCGCGCCGGCAGGCGGTGTCCGCGAACGTCGACGCGATGCTCGTCTTTCCCGTCCCCGGCGTCCCGGTGACCAGGATGGAGCTCCCGCGGAAATATCCCCTCCCCCCGAGCATCGTATCGAGGCGGGGAATTCCCGTGGAGATGCGCGCCGTGGTGACTTCGTAGTCAAGGCCCATCGACGTGACAGGGAGGAGAAAGATCCCGTCGTCTCCGATGAGGAAGGGGAACTCGTTCGTCTCGTGCCCCGAACCGCGGTACTTGACGACCCGCGCGCGCCTCGTCGAGACCTGCTCCGTGACCCGGTGATCCAGCATGATCACGCAGTCGGCCACGTACTCTTCCAGGCCGTGGCGCGTAATCGTGCTCTCCCCGCGCTCGGCCGTGATGACGGCGGTGACCCCCTTGCGTTTGAGCCACCGGAACAGGCGCCGAAGCTCGGACCGCAGGATCGCCTCGTTCGAGAGCCCCGCGAAGAGCGATTCGATCGTGTCGAGCACGACCCGCTTCGCCCCGATCGAATCGATGGCGTGCCCCAGCCGGATGAACAGCCCCTCGAGGTCGTACTCCCCGGTCTCCTGGATTTCGGTCCGCTCGATCGAGACGAAGTCGACGAGGAGTTTTTTCCTGGCCGCGAGATCGGCCAGGTCGAAGCCCAGGGAGGCCACGTTTTGCGCGAGATCCCGGGCGCTCTCCTCGAACGCCATGAAGACGCCCGGCTCGCCGTGCTCGAGAGCCCCCCGGACGAGGAACTCCATCGCGAACAGCGTCTTCCCGCAACCGGCGGAGCCGGCGACGAGCGTCGGCCGGCCCCGGGGGAACCCGCCGCCGGTGATCTCGTCCAGGCCTTGAATCCCGCTTGGGCATTTTGGAATTCCCGCACGCGAGAAACGGGCCTTGCCGGATTTCTTTTCAGCCATGATCTCCTCCTGACTCGGTGGCGGCCGCCAACGGAAGGGCGCGGAGCGATGCGGTCCCATCGAGAAGGCGTTTCCCGAAGGATATGCCCATAACGCTATGCCTGTTCAGGGGGGCTTTCTATTCGCAGGCAAAACGGTAATCCCCTTTCGCCCAGAAGATCTGGATTAATCATATGAATATGTCTCTTTGCATCTTATCAGGAGGGAGAGAAAAACACCAACGATGACGTGGTTGCGCAAAGTACCCCCCACTCCCGGATGAATTGCGCTCCCGGAGGACCTTAACTTTTCTTCATTATATCGATCGCGGATTTCGAGAAGCGGAAGTTGGAGCGACTGTGGGACCAGCTCGGGAAAAAGCAGAAGGAAGAGGCGAAAGCGGTCACGAATCCAACCTCGAGCCCGGCTCGTATTTACAACAGAAATCGGACTTGACCGGTGTGGTGTAACCGAATACATTCCTAAGGACAGGGCTTGGGCCGACGGGAACAGGAACGACGTGAAGTGCAGGAAGTGCCACCGGCAGGAGAGGGGGTGACATGACGGTCCCCATACATTCATTCCGGGGCCTTCGGCATTCCACGCTGTCGCTGATCCTCCTGGTCGCCTTCGCAGGGATTACCGGATGCGGGGACGACAATTCCTCCGGCGGCATGAGCAGCCCGCCGGATTGGGTGGTGCTTCCCTCCGGCGGCCGTCACGCGCAGTCCGCCACGCGGGACTACATCGCCAACGGCGAAAACATCCCCTGCATGGAATGCCACGGAGCGGACCTCTCCGGCGGGACATCGATGGTTTCCTGCTTCGAAAACCCCGCGGGATGCCATCATGGTCCGGTCGCGGACTGGGTCGTCTCCCCTCCCGGGGCCCAGAACCACGGCGTCTCCGCGAAACAGGCCCCCGGCAGCTCCGGTTTCGTTTCCTGCAAGATCTGCCACGGGTCTGACTTCCGGACCCCCCGTGGCGACGGAAGCAGCACCTGCTACTCCTGCCACAGCCTGGCCCCGCACCCGAACGGGCCGTGGCGCGTCAGCGCCGGAAGTCCCTATGACCACGTGACCACGGACAATGCGAACGCTTCCACGTGCTATGACTGTCACGCCTACCACGCCTACACGGGAACCGCGAATCCGAACAACCCGCACATCCCGCCGACGCCGGCCCCGACGGGAACGGCTCCCGGTTGCTACAACGGGACGATGTGCCACAACGCCTTTGCCGCCCCGCATGCCTCGGGCGCGGCGTGGCTGAACGCCGGCACCGGCTTCCACGGCACCGACGCCAAGGCGGATCTGGCCTATTGCCAGGAGTGCCACGGCACGCCGGGAATGATCAGCTTCGACGGCGGCAGCGCCCCGACGGCGTGTTCCACCTGCCATTCGGCATCGAAGGCTCATCCGACGGACTGGCAGGGGCTGCGGACGATCAACGGGGTGACGATTACCCACCGGACGTCGGGGAACCGCGACGTCGCCTGCGCGATCTGCCACAATGTCGCCGCCGATGCCGCCGGGCCGTTCGCTGGCGCTCCGAGCTGCTTGTCCGCGACGTTCGGCGGGTCCACTTGCCATTCCGCCAGTCCCGGCGGAGCGAATCACTCCGTGCCTTTCCTGGGAGCGGCCCACACCTCGGCGGACCAGACGAGTTTCATTGCCGACTGCTCCGCGTGCCACGCGATCACCGGCGTCTCGCCGAATGCCGCGGCGCCTCTTTGCACGGTGTGTCACCAGTCGGCCGTCGCGTTGCCCTTCACGAACTGCACCTCCTGCCACGGGGATCCGCCAACCGGCGCGGCGTATCCGAACGTGGCCGGCAAGCACGCCGTCCACGGCGCGCTGCCCGGAGTGGGGGTTTGCGATCCCTGTCACAATGGCCTGGAGGCCGGCTCCCTGGAGCAT from bacterium includes:
- a CDS encoding PAS domain-containing sensor histidine kinase, whose product is MKKRAHVAEGKVGRPSRDLRGRGKGAAASRRRVAELSARLEEAEETLSAIRSGEVDAVIVAGPAGNKVFTLQGADHAYRIFLEDMGEGAVTLTPGGLILYANRSFSEIVGAPLEQVIGSAIFRFQSSSDGKVLRGSLSGAIAAGTRSETSFETPRGRVPALLSLSALPGSDPPAICMVVTDITDRKRAEEKIRKSREQLRNFSGRLQSLLEEERTRISREIHDELGQSLTALKLDLSLIRRNIFAGGFAGESGKVHEVELAVSRIIRTVRKIATDLRPGILDELGVAAAIEWMAKDFQSRTGIRCDVSDQGAEKISDPFLSTAIFRIVQEALTNVSRYAAASQVNVSLERKGDTLVVEVRDNGIGIKEGRIFDTKSLGLIGIRERVLLLGGEALISGSPGEGTSVRVILPVEKGATPNASDLD
- a CDS encoding circadian clock KaiB family protein, which encodes MVEKHAPSSLRKGRGKKRADTTEQFEKAVSRLGEGKYVLRLYVAGMTPNSARAISNLKKICEEHLAGQYDLNVIDVYRRPTLAKGEQIIAAPTLIKKLPLPMRKLIGDMSDKSRVLIGLDIRIR
- a CDS encoding circadian clock KaiB family protein → MSPGAGKTRKGATVRKKVAGRTRAEAQFELRLYVAGQTSRSLAAFANLKKICEEHLAGRYRIEVVDLVKNPQLAQGDQILAIPTLVRKLPEPIKKIIGDLSDTLRVLVGLDIRPAP
- the kaiC gene encoding circadian clock protein KaiC — encoded protein: MAEKKSGKARFSRAGIPKCPSGIQGLDEITGGGFPRGRPTLVAGSAGCGKTLFAMEFLVRGALEHGEPGVFMAFEESARDLAQNVASLGFDLADLAARKKLLVDFVSIERTEIQETGEYDLEGLFIRLGHAIDSIGAKRVVLDTIESLFAGLSNEAILRSELRRLFRWLKRKGVTAVITAERGESTITRHGLEEYVADCVIMLDHRVTEQVSTRRARVVKYRGSGHETNEFPFLIGDDGIFLLPVTSMGLDYEVTTARISTGIPRLDTMLGGRGYFRGSSILVTGTPGTGKTSIASTFADTACRRGERCIYIAFEEGREQIFRNMRSIGIDLGAWAAKGLLRVHAGRPTVAGLETHILTMHRLNDEFKPKVVVIDPISNLTEVGDQVDVKAMLSRLIDHFKSNGVTTFFTSLVTRGVNEETSGVGISSLMDTWLQLEDIEKNGEHNRGLFILKSRGMAHSNQIREFLLTGRGIDLLDVPVSSGELLMGSARVAMERQGMEVERQGRVEIDRKKRLFELKRREKEARVASIETGFLAEAEDFKEYLRTETNRQEAARKTRGVLGRARMADPVRAGGNAKKPAIQRGRG